In a single window of the Paenibacillus sp. MMS20-IR301 genome:
- a CDS encoding pectin acetylesterase-family hydrolase — protein MRKIRKFTIYTGIGLLSLILIAVAAVSAFVIKRPATTTPVITEVKPYEWNKVKLSGNAISSDGSEYFLWNKTGESDNWIIFFSGGGASWDAQSAAHPIKLMNFFKGGDTGNYFPDIPFYMLTLLRGMMDTDNPDNPFHGWNVVYLPYSTGDFHIGNRTAQYTKDDGSPFTMRYNGSNNVRSALEWIYSNVDKPDKLLIAGESAGGFGSAFWAPQIAAHYEDSEIFQYSDSSFLRSDKWPAVINEEWQADFVKNFGYAPEADIIGAAFKANGRLLPAGTIQLQSYSVFDEILIHFQNNINDYKGPRDRSVINEWSQELRQSVSSLAAALPNYYYYLTDYGLNADSGTTPHTFATRGTFFEAEQDGVKLLQWLGAAVNQQKPYSVGSEFLMDPGPAQQ, from the coding sequence ATGAGAAAAATCAGGAAATTTACAATTTACACAGGTATCGGCTTACTGAGCCTTATCTTGATTGCTGTCGCTGCGGTCAGCGCTTTCGTAATCAAACGACCAGCGACCACTACTCCTGTTATTACGGAAGTGAAGCCTTACGAGTGGAATAAGGTCAAGCTTAGCGGCAACGCCATTTCAAGCGACGGATCGGAGTATTTCCTGTGGAATAAGACAGGTGAATCTGATAACTGGATTATTTTCTTCTCCGGCGGCGGAGCCAGCTGGGATGCGCAAAGTGCCGCACACCCGATCAAGCTCATGAATTTCTTCAAAGGCGGAGATACAGGCAACTATTTCCCGGACATTCCCTTTTATATGCTGACCCTGCTGCGGGGCATGATGGACACGGATAATCCGGACAATCCTTTTCATGGCTGGAATGTAGTCTATCTCCCCTATTCAACCGGTGACTTCCATATCGGCAACCGTACGGCCCAGTATACCAAGGATGACGGCAGCCCCTTCACTATGCGTTATAACGGAAGCAATAATGTGCGAAGCGCCCTTGAGTGGATATATTCGAACGTGGATAAACCGGATAAACTGCTGATTGCGGGCGAAAGCGCCGGCGGGTTCGGGTCTGCCTTCTGGGCTCCACAGATCGCTGCTCATTACGAAGACTCCGAAATCTTTCAATACTCTGACAGCTCTTTCCTGAGATCAGATAAGTGGCCAGCGGTTATTAATGAGGAATGGCAAGCAGATTTCGTGAAAAACTTCGGATATGCCCCTGAGGCGGATATCATCGGTGCAGCTTTCAAAGCGAACGGACGCCTGCTGCCGGCGGGTACCATTCAATTGCAGTCCTACTCCGTATTTGACGAGATTCTGATCCACTTCCAGAACAATATTAACGACTATAAGGGGCCGAGGGATCGAAGTGTGATCAATGAATGGTCTCAGGAATTACGGCAATCGGTATCTTCATTAGCTGCTGCCTTGCCTAATTACTATTACTATCTGACCGACTACGGGCTGAATGCGGATAGCGGTACAACCCCGCACACTTTTGCCACCCGCGGGACCTTTTTCGAGGCAGAACAGGACGGCGTGAAGCTGCTGCAATGGCTGGGCGCTGCGGTCAACCAACAGAAACCCTACTCAGTGGGCAGCGAGTTCCTTATGGACCCGGGGCCAGCCCAGCAATAA
- a CDS encoding TetR family transcriptional regulator, with product MNLREKQMQLTRQIIKDTALGLFCSQGIERTDLSQIAQTAGVSRRTLYHHYKDKEDLAAQLYVENLEQMFGQLLFDFDFGQPLQSLENILDKYLALREHQESLIYYDAIFGVYCSTLSRNPAELPDFKRAMEVWYTRFVRMETTVSAAPEEVNHWLDILQKSTHLYFMYLQKAVIITHQRGGLVTEEDRAADRQFKDFIISGVRSSCDHKAR from the coding sequence TTGAATTTACGTGAAAAACAGATGCAGCTGACAAGGCAGATCATTAAAGATACAGCGCTGGGCTTGTTCTGTTCTCAAGGGATTGAGCGTACAGACCTGTCACAGATTGCGCAGACGGCTGGCGTCTCCCGGCGCACCTTGTATCATCATTATAAAGACAAGGAAGATTTAGCGGCCCAGCTCTATGTCGAGAATCTCGAGCAGATGTTTGGACAGCTGCTGTTTGATTTTGATTTCGGGCAGCCGCTGCAGTCACTGGAGAACATTCTGGATAAATATCTGGCGTTGCGGGAACATCAGGAGTCACTGATTTACTATGATGCTATTTTTGGCGTCTATTGCAGCACCCTGTCCAGGAATCCTGCAGAGCTGCCTGATTTCAAGCGGGCTATGGAGGTCTGGTATACACGTTTTGTGCGTATGGAGACAACAGTCTCAGCAGCCCCGGAGGAAGTCAATCACTGGCTGGATATTCTGCAGAAATCCACCCACTTGTACTTTATGTATTTGCAAAAAGCCGTAATCATCACGCATCAGCGCGGTGGACTGGTTACCGAAGAGGACCGGGCAGCGGACCGGCAGTTTAAGGATTTCATCATATCAGGCGTGCGGAGCTCCTGTGATCACAAGGCCCGGTAA
- a CDS encoding deaminase domain-containing protein, translating into MLEDIANQLGNNKQAKGTIDLFTELPACGSCSDIIMKFRQEYPNIKLNVYSGEFKN; encoded by the coding sequence ATCCTAGAGGATATAGCAAATCAATTAGGGAATAACAAGCAAGCTAAGGGTACAATTGATTTATTCACGGAATTACCTGCTTGCGGAAGTTGTTCCGATATCATAATGAAATTCAGACAAGAGTACCCCAATATCAAATTGAATGTCTACTCAGGTGAATTTAAAAATTAG